The proteins below come from a single Hyla sarda isolate aHylSar1 unplaced genomic scaffold, aHylSar1.hap1 scaffold_183, whole genome shotgun sequence genomic window:
- the LOC130314541 gene encoding adhesion G-protein coupled receptor F3-like: MNIELANLHLSVDTVNKVLGVADQLISDMSSDPSLSLKESLGPRLLWCLENLFPVMSFTSEPFSISYENLALQYTVTSCDSLEGNQIMHLDVTNTTISLPGDYTSDCDVTIFSMTYKPQNGTFSSQYDNGGKTGYSYYLASDIRTNIVMLNNKSHHVANIKMIFTCGTSDCDRTAVCVFWDFTLYKWSSKGCQTQVTDGMTQCICDHLTSFAVLMSGSIPETSQTINLRREE; the protein is encoded by the exons ATGAATATAGAGCTGGCAAATCTCCATTTGAGTGTGGACACAGTAAAT AAAGTTCTCGGTGTTGCCGACCAGCTGATAAGTGACATGTCCTCTGATCCATCATTGAGTTTGAAGGAAAGTCTTGGTCCTCGGCTTCTCTGGTGTCTTGAGAATCTCTTCCCGGTGATGTCCTTCACTTCCGAACCCTTCAGTATTTCCTACGAAAACTTAGCCCTCCAATACACCGTGACCTCATGTGACTCTCTAGAAGGTAATCAGATTATGCACCTTGATGTCACCAACACCACCATATCTCTGCCCGGAGACTACACCTCAGACTGTGATGTCACCATATTCTCCATGACTTATAAACCCCAGAACGGAACGTTTAGCAGTCAGTATGACAACGGCGGAAAGACGGGTTACTCCTACTACTTGGCCAGTGACATAAGAACAAACATTGTGATGCTAAATAACAAGAGTCATCACGTGGCCAATATAAAGATGATCTTCACGTGTGGGACCAGTGACTGTGACCGGACCGCTGTATGTGTCTTCTGGGATTTCACCCTCTACAAGTGGTCATCAAAGGGTTGTCAAACCCAAGTCACCGATGGGATGACCCAATGTATCTGTGATCACCTGACCTCTTTTGCGGTCTTGATGTCCGGCTCCATCCCAG AAACTTCTCAGACCATCAATCTCCGAAGGGAAGAGTGA